From the Mytilus trossulus isolate FHL-02 unplaced genomic scaffold, PNRI_Mtr1.1.1.hap1 h1tg001237l__unscaffolded, whole genome shotgun sequence genome, the window CCCCCCTCCGCTGTACTCCACGTTGTATCCTGACACTAATTCCGACTCTCCttccacaaaatcaaatggcgCCCGATTAGTTTCAGCTAGCATACACAGCATTCAGACAACTATAACTACGcacaaaggaaaaaagaaaaaaaaggacctTTGTTGGAACACCCTAATTTCTTGAAACATAAACACACCCGAGCACAGCACCacacaaaagaagataaatccTATAGGGATCTCATAAGAAATTCTTTGCGCCATCGCACGAACTGCACCTAGCAAAGAGTATTTAGAGTTAGAAGCCCATCCGGATATTATTACCCCGTAAACCCTGACTCTAGTAATAACTATAAACAGAATCACCCCGAAAACATAAAACACTTCAGCCGACTTATACGGGTATAAAAGCCATCCAAGTAAACTGATAGTTAATATTAGTGCAGGAGCCAAAATGAAGGGCCCTACGTTAGCACGTGTAGGCACAATAAACTCTTTACATAACAACTTACCTGCGTCACTAAAAGGCTGCAAGATCCCTATATAACTCACCTTGGATGGACCCTTTCGGATTATAATGATAGCCAAAATTTTACGTTCCAACAAAGTATAGAAGCCCACAGCGAGAAGCACCCCTACAAAAGGGATAACACCAACAACCACGCCTACTCAGTCCACCAGTGCAGCCTTAGTCGACCCCAAGGGAGTAAAAGAGTCCGCTGACACTTGACAAAGGCTTAATAGGATAGAGGCTCCAAAGAAAACAGCTACTCTCCTTAGAGTCTTAAATAGACACTCGACACTAACCATAATGAGACTGGGCTTAGCTTTGTAATTCACACACAAACAAGAGTATATCTTATAAGACGAGCTTAAATCGTATGCATTAGGTCTGCCAGCTTGTGCCATGAAAGCAAGTATATATACTTATGAATTGATCCTAAATCAAACGCATTAGCTCTGCCAGCTCTCACAAAGATAAGAGCCACTACTCACGGCGCCTTAGGGGCATGAGCCCTATATCCTAATATTAGACCACCTTATCACTAAAAGCTACTTGCCCATTGTACaagttcattaaattaaaagtttaacgcttcttaaaagctttagcttattttttattttagttaagagCTTCCAAccatatgacaaaatatttctcaGGAATAAACTCAATCACAATCGGTATAAATCTATGGTTAACCCCGCAAATTTCAGAACACTGCCCGTAAATAATTCTACACTGGGAAGCTTTTATAGGAAGCCGATTAATTCGACCTGGGATGGCATCTACTTTAATTAGTAACTTAGGGAGTGCAAACGAATGGAGCACATCAGACCTTCTTACAAAAGCAGTTATTTGCACATCTGCTGGAGCCACCATCCGGTTATCAACATCCAACAAACGATACCCTCCTTTTCTAAATGTCTCCTGCTGGTCTTCTATGTAAGAATCAATTGTATAACACGAAATTCTTTCAGCGCTTTCTCTAGAGCTTGGAGTGTCTAAATTGCGACAAAATTCGTAAGATCAGTACCATTGTTTCCCAATCGCCTTAAAATTTCACCGGGGCCGTTTTACTTCTTCTATATAATATAGGTTAATTATAGAAGGAAACCACAACCCTACTAACATCAACATTGGCACAATAGTCCATCAAAATTCTAATCGTTGACGGTTCAAGAAATGGCGATAAGAAAATTTAGTAAGAAGGATTACGCatcctatatatataacaaagaccaACACAGCCACTGCTACTATCATCACAAAACCATGGTACCGGAACAGGTCTTTCCCTAGTTCCCCATGGACAATATCACCAAAATATCGACTCCCgtaaaaagacatatttatatttttctacacttaTTAGCCCACTCACGTGCGCTACTTTCGcgatttactaattttaataacttgaaataagctaaaaacttaaaccattTCAGGTCTACAGGACGACTCCTACAGAATTTAGGGTATTCAAGCAGCTTGTCCCACACCCACAAAGAAAGAGGGTTTAATAACAACCTAGAGAAATAAATGACTGAAAGACACTGCCCCAAAATGATATAAGGCTCCCGCACTGGGCGAGCACCAATCCATGTTAACCTAATAAACCTACCAACCAACACTCAAAACACTACTTGATTAAACGGGTAAAAACATAAACTTCGATACTTACCTCTGTGAAGACTAGGAATTAGGTATAATACTACAATcgacaaaaacataacatatacccCCCCCGCTTTATGAGGAATTGAACGAAGGATTGCATAAGCAAACATAAAATACCACTCAGGCTGAACATGGATTGGCGTTTTTATAGGATTAGCAGGCCAATAGTTTAAATGATTCCCTAACAGCTCAGGATCCACAcacactaaatatataaaaaagaacctaAAGCAAACATAACCAAAAAGATCTTTAATAGTATAGAAGGGGTGGAAGGGCACACACATAGTACCTCTTTCAATACCCAAAGGGTTATTACTCCCTttctcatgtaaaaaaaacaggtgtaaaaaaacaaccgcCACTATCACAAACGGTAAGAGAAAGTGTAAAGTATAAAACCGCTTTAGAGTTGCATTACACACGGTCCAACCCCCTCATACATAGCGGAGCATACTCTCTCCTACTACGGGGATCACTCTAAGTATATTAGTAATAACAGTAGCCCCCCAATATGACATTTGCCCCCAAGGCAAAGTGTAACCGAGGAAAGCCTCCGCCatagttaacaaaaacaaatgcacccCAAAATACCACACTGTCTTATCTAAATAAGACCCATAATACAGCCCACGAGCAATGTGCgcataaatacagataaaaaacaTAGAGGACCCATTTGCATGAATATTACGCAACATTCATCCTTTTTCCACATTACGCATAATATGTACTACAGAATCGAATGCCATGTCTTCATGAGCAGTATAATGAGTTGACAATAAAAGACCCCTTAGAAGTTGGATAATTAGGCACAAGCCTAGTATAGAGCCAAACCTTCACCAAGCGTTTAAGTTTACAGGACAAGGCAAATCATAGAACCTGTCATTCATAATCTTCACCAACTTATTAGTACTTCGTCACGGACCAACCCTCTTAGGCGTGTTAATATTATTCACAGTATTGTTACCAACCATCTCATAAGAAAGGCCTACACCTTGTTTATGAGTTTACAGCTCACCACCTCTTCCTCGGCCACCTcatgaatttttgttatatatacaggcACAAACCCCCCGCACACCGCATTTTTTTATGAGTACACATAAgcttggacccccctttttacacCTCTGAAGACACCCAAAGTGTTAAGTGTCCAACTTTGTTTTTGCtccatttttactttatttttaattagactTAAAGCGACCAACAACTTACGCTtcaaaaatttttttatttttaagatacacGCCTCGTTTTCGAACCGAAAACCACATGAGCAACCAGAGCTGGGGTAAATGAGGAAATAAACGTCTCAAATCCCCATTATCCTACAGCTTACAATTAGCTATAGAGCCCAAGTAACTTAGAATTTAAGGGTCAAATTCACCACTTTCTCTGCCAATAATTAGGTTGAATCTCATGTGGTCCTGAAGAATGCTTACTCCCCGCAAAGGCTTTGTAGCCTTTCAAGCATACACTAAAACCAAGTTAATTAGGTGTAAGGAGACCCGTATTGACCAGTTTTTAAATAGACCATAACAGCCTAACAATAAACGAATTAACTGTAATTTTGCTTATCTTatggattattttaataaattataactattAATACACCAATAAACTTTAACTATGAGCATTAATAACTACTGACCCCGTCTTTACTAACATCAGGAACACTGTCTTCTTCACTTACAACCACATTTCTCTGCTCGACTGGCTGACAGACATTAGCTGGGACTTCAGGCTCCACAACAGCTATTTGTTCTTCTAAAGGAACATAGCCACCCTCAGCATGGGGGCCCCCTTCCTCCTGATTATCAGGAACAACTTCAGCGACACCATTCACAACAGCATCTCCAACAGCTGAAATAGTTTCAGGTAATGGGAGCACCCTAACAG encodes:
- the LOC134703960 gene encoding LOW QUALITY PROTEIN: cytochrome c oxidase subunit 2-like (The sequence of the model RefSeq protein was modified relative to this genomic sequence to represent the inferred CDS: substituted 3 bases at 3 genomic stop codons); amino-acid sequence: MSFYGSRYFGDIVHGELGKDLFRYHGFVMIVAVAVLVFVIYIGCVILLTKFSYRHFLNRQRLEFXWTIVPMLMLVGLWFPSIINLYYIEEVKRPRXNFKAIGKQWYXSYEFCRNLDTPSSRESAERISCYTIDSYIEDQQETFRKGGYRLLDVDNRMVAPADVQITAFVRRSDVLHSFALPKLLIKVDAIPGRINRLPIKASQCRIIYGQCSEICGVNHRFIPIVIEFIPEKYFVIWLEALN
- the LOC134703961 gene encoding LOW QUALITY PROTEIN: cytochrome b-like (The sequence of the model RefSeq protein was modified relative to this genomic sequence to represent the inferred CDS: substituted 5 bases at 5 genomic stop codons) encodes the protein MVGNNTVNNINTPKRVGPXRSTNKLVKIMNDRFYDLPCPVNLNAWXRFGSILGLCLIIQLLRGLLLSTHYTAHEDMAFDSVVHIMRNVEKGXMLRNIHANGSSMFFICIYAHIARGLYYGSYLDKTVWYFGVHLFLLTMAEAFLGYTLPWGQMSYWGATVITNILRVIPVVGESMLRYVXGGWTVCNATLKRFYTLHFLLPFVIVAVVFLHLFFLHEKGSNNPLGIERGTMCVPFHPFYTIKDLFGYVCFRFFFIYLVCVDPELLGNHLNYWPANPIKTPIHVQPEWYFMFAYAILRSIPHKAGGVYVMFLSIVVLYLIPSLHRGKYRSLCFYPFNQVVFXVLVGRFIRLTWIGARPVREPYIILGQCLSVIYFSRLLLNPLSLWVWDKLLEYPKFCRSRPVDLKWFKFLAYFKLLKLVNRESSAREWANKCRKI